A single window of Modestobacter italicus DNA harbors:
- a CDS encoding TVP38/TMEM64 family protein, whose product MASPEIAERRGLRGGLRRLPRAALARTALFVVLLVAGGVVALLVDVPSVAALRGWLDSLGTAGWVALVLGLALATLAPVPRTALSVLCGVLAGFWGGLALALTSGVLGALVGFALARSLGRETVTRLAGPRLARADELLAHRGAVAVLMGRLIPITPFTLVSYAGGLSGIPLRAYLLGSAVGLVPGTVLHVTIGATVGAAGDGPVLLLSLVPLVLALVALLLVHRWHARRRAQDPVPVD is encoded by the coding sequence GTGGCCAGCCCGGAGATCGCGGAACGCCGTGGCCTGCGCGGCGGGCTCCGCCGGCTCCCCCGGGCTGCCCTCGCCCGGACCGCCCTGTTCGTCGTCCTGCTGGTCGCCGGTGGAGTGGTGGCGCTGCTGGTCGACGTCCCCAGCGTGGCCGCGCTCCGCGGCTGGCTGGACTCCCTCGGTACGGCGGGCTGGGTGGCGCTGGTGCTCGGGCTCGCACTGGCCACCCTCGCCCCGGTGCCGCGCACCGCGCTCTCGGTGCTCTGCGGGGTGCTCGCCGGGTTCTGGGGCGGCCTCGCCCTGGCGCTGACCAGCGGGGTGCTCGGCGCGCTGGTCGGGTTCGCGCTGGCCCGCTCGCTGGGCCGCGAGACGGTCACCCGGCTGGCCGGGCCGCGGCTGGCCCGCGCCGACGAGCTGCTGGCCCACCGGGGTGCGGTCGCCGTGCTGATGGGCCGGCTCATCCCGATCACGCCGTTCACCCTGGTCAGCTACGCCGGCGGGCTCTCCGGCATCCCGCTGCGCGCCTACCTGCTGGGGTCGGCGGTCGGGCTGGTGCCGGGCACGGTGCTGCACGTGACCATCGGGGCCACGGTCGGCGCGGCCGGTGACGGACCGGTCCTGCTGCTCAGCCTGGTCCCGCTGGTGCTGGCGCTCGTCGCGCTCCTCCTGGTGCACCGGTGGCACGCCCGCCGCCGCGCGCAGGACCCGGTTCCCGTCGACTGA
- a CDS encoding ZIP family metal transporter, producing MPVWLEAGLWGLLGGAALVIGAAVAWFVRVPPAVVASVMAFGSGVLISAVAFDLMEEAADTGGLLPTAVGFLGGASAYLAANALLAARGARHRKRSGGQQPSESEQAGSGTAIAVGALLDGIPESVVLGVGLLSGGSVSLSVLAAVFISNVPEGLSSAAGMKRSGRSAGYVFGVWTTIAVLSGAAALLGYVSLGGAPPEVVAVITAVAAGAILTMIADTMIPEAFERTRTWTGLITTVGFLVAFAIDRA from the coding sequence ATGCCGGTCTGGCTGGAGGCGGGGCTGTGGGGGCTGCTCGGCGGCGCGGCGCTGGTCATCGGGGCCGCGGTCGCCTGGTTCGTGCGGGTGCCGCCGGCGGTGGTGGCCTCGGTCATGGCCTTCGGCTCCGGGGTGCTCATCTCCGCCGTCGCCTTCGACCTGATGGAGGAGGCCGCCGACACCGGCGGGCTGCTGCCCACCGCGGTGGGCTTCCTCGGCGGCGCGAGCGCCTACCTGGCGGCCAACGCGCTGCTCGCCGCGCGCGGCGCCCGGCACCGCAAGCGCTCCGGGGGCCAGCAGCCCTCCGAGAGCGAGCAGGCCGGCAGCGGCACGGCCATCGCGGTCGGGGCGCTGCTCGACGGCATCCCGGAGTCCGTCGTCCTCGGGGTGGGGTTGCTCAGCGGCGGCTCGGTGAGCCTGTCGGTGCTGGCTGCGGTGTTCATCTCCAACGTCCCCGAGGGCCTGTCCAGCGCGGCCGGCATGAAGCGCAGCGGCCGGTCGGCCGGCTACGTCTTCGGGGTGTGGACGACGATCGCGGTGCTCAGCGGCGCGGCGGCGCTGCTGGGCTACGTCTCCCTCGGGGGTGCACCGCCGGAGGTCGTCGCGGTCATCACCGCGGTCGCCGCCGGCGCGATCCTCACCATGATCGCCGACACGATGATCCCCGAGGCCTTCGAGCGCACCCGGACGTGGACCGGGCTGATCACCACGGTCGGCTTCCTGGTCGCCTTCGCGATCGACCGGGCCTAG
- a CDS encoding alpha/beta fold hydrolase, with translation MSTPADVRTPEEISVPVQGGDLAALYWAADAPGAPLVVLVHGITGNAMVWGKVAAELAGGCEVVAPDLRGRARSAGLPGPYGLSAHAADLTALLERFGADGEAGADATVLVGHSMGGFVAALATAGSARDLVHGLVLVDGGLPFAVPPAADTDDMLAAFLGSSLERLDRSFPELPAVRAFWSEHPAVGPWVGDPAVAEFLMRDLTGSEPDLHSAVVHEAVRVDGADMLRNEAVLEATTDLPVPATLLWATRGMAGEVPGLYDEVRLAGMGLHDAHVTAREVPDTDHWSILWTEQGVAAVTAAVRAAAARTPLS, from the coding sequence GTGAGCACCCCAGCCGACGTCCGCACGCCCGAGGAGATCAGCGTCCCGGTGCAGGGCGGTGACCTGGCCGCCCTCTACTGGGCCGCGGACGCCCCCGGCGCCCCGCTCGTCGTGCTGGTGCACGGCATCACCGGCAACGCCATGGTGTGGGGCAAGGTCGCCGCGGAGCTGGCCGGCGGGTGCGAGGTCGTCGCCCCGGACCTCCGCGGCCGGGCCCGCAGCGCGGGGCTGCCCGGGCCCTACGGCCTGTCCGCGCACGCGGCCGACCTCACCGCGCTGCTGGAGCGGTTCGGGGCCGACGGCGAGGCCGGGGCCGACGCCACGGTGCTGGTCGGCCACTCGATGGGCGGCTTCGTCGCGGCGCTGGCCACCGCCGGCTCGGCCCGCGACCTGGTGCACGGGCTGGTGCTCGTCGACGGCGGCCTCCCCTTCGCCGTCCCGCCGGCGGCCGACACCGACGACATGCTCGCCGCCTTCCTCGGCTCGTCGCTGGAGCGGCTGGACCGCTCCTTCCCCGAGCTCCCGGCGGTGCGCGCGTTCTGGAGCGAGCACCCGGCGGTCGGCCCGTGGGTCGGCGACCCGGCGGTGGCGGAGTTCCTGATGCGCGACCTCACCGGCAGCGAGCCCGACCTGCACAGCGCGGTGGTGCACGAGGCGGTCCGGGTCGACGGCGCCGACATGCTGCGCAACGAGGCGGTGCTGGAGGCGACGACCGACCTGCCGGTGCCCGCGACCCTGCTCTGGGCGACCCGCGGCATGGCCGGCGAGGTGCCCGGTCTCTACGACGAGGTGCGGTTGGCCGGGATGGGCCTGCACGACGCCCACGTCACCGCCCGCGAGGTGCCGGACACCGACCACTGGTCGATCCTGTGGACCGAGCAGGGCGTCGCGGCCGTCACCGCGGCGGTGCGGGCGGCAGCGGCCCGCACCCCGCTCAGCTGA
- a CDS encoding phage holin family protein, whose protein sequence is MAAIGKFVVRVVVLAVIIYAVTRLVDGISVDTAGGRYGEAGTYLWVALLFALVNSIIGPVLRLLSLPFVVLTLGLFLLVVNAALLGITAALSDRFSVDGIVPAVLGGFLIAVFSWIAELLLPLRVRAG, encoded by the coding sequence ATGGCCGCGATCGGGAAGTTCGTCGTACGCGTCGTCGTGCTGGCCGTGATCATCTACGCGGTCACCCGGCTGGTCGACGGCATCAGCGTCGACACCGCCGGGGGGCGCTACGGCGAGGCGGGCACCTACCTGTGGGTGGCGCTGCTGTTCGCGCTGGTGAACTCGATCATCGGCCCGGTGCTGCGGCTGCTGTCGCTGCCGTTCGTGGTGCTCACCCTCGGCCTGTTCCTGCTGGTGGTCAACGCGGCGCTGCTGGGCATCACCGCCGCGCTCTCCGACCGGTTCAGCGTCGACGGCATCGTCCCGGCGGTCCTCGGCGGCTTCCTCATCGCGGTGTTCAGCTGGATCGCGGAGCTGCTGCTGCCGCTGAGGGTCCGCGCCGGCTGA
- a CDS encoding ATP-binding protein: MDPVRNPYAPGAGQRPPELAGRDTELSAFDVVLERIARGRPERSLVLTGLRGVGKTVLLNQLRSAAISRGWGTGKIEARPDQSLRRPLSAALHMALRELRHPDQESTDAVLGTLKAFAQRQAPADAKVRDRWQPGIDVPASAGRADSGDMEIDLVELLSDVAGLAADVGKGVALFIDEMQDVQPDDVSAICAACHELSQQGSPLIVVGAGLPHLPAVLSASKSYSERLFRYLRIDRLDRAAADRALLAPAEREDVEFDTAALDALYAAADGYPYFVQAYGKVTWDVAASSPITAADVAMAAPAAEAELAVGFFGSRYDRATPAEREYMHAMAELGGPTGAAVGTSDVAVALGRKPASLSPARDSLIKKGLVYSAERGQIAFTVPHFGRYLLSHATD, encoded by the coding sequence ATGGACCCCGTGCGGAACCCGTACGCCCCCGGTGCCGGGCAGCGGCCGCCCGAGCTGGCCGGCCGGGACACCGAGCTCTCCGCCTTCGACGTCGTCCTCGAGCGCATCGCCCGCGGCCGGCCGGAGCGTTCGCTGGTGCTCACCGGGCTGCGCGGGGTGGGCAAGACCGTGCTGCTCAACCAGCTGCGCTCCGCGGCGATCAGCCGGGGCTGGGGCACCGGGAAGATCGAGGCACGGCCGGACCAGTCGCTGCGCCGGCCGCTGTCGGCCGCGCTGCACATGGCGCTGCGCGAGCTGCGGCACCCCGACCAGGAGTCCACCGACGCCGTGCTCGGCACGCTCAAGGCCTTCGCCCAGCGCCAGGCCCCGGCCGACGCCAAGGTGCGCGACCGCTGGCAGCCGGGCATCGACGTCCCGGCCAGCGCCGGCCGGGCGGACTCCGGCGACATGGAGATCGACCTGGTCGAGCTGCTCAGCGACGTGGCCGGGCTCGCCGCCGACGTCGGCAAGGGCGTCGCGCTGTTCATCGACGAGATGCAGGACGTCCAGCCCGACGACGTCTCGGCCATCTGCGCCGCCTGCCACGAGCTCTCCCAGCAGGGCTCCCCGCTGATCGTCGTCGGGGCGGGCCTCCCCCACCTGCCGGCCGTGCTCAGCGCCTCGAAGAGCTACTCCGAGCGGCTCTTCCGCTACCTGCGGATCGACCGGCTGGACCGGGCCGCCGCCGACCGGGCGCTGCTCGCCCCCGCCGAGCGCGAGGACGTCGAGTTCGACACCGCCGCCCTGGACGCGCTCTACGCGGCCGCCGACGGCTACCCCTACTTCGTCCAGGCCTACGGCAAGGTGACCTGGGACGTCGCCGCCTCCTCCCCCATCACCGCCGCCGACGTCGCGATGGCCGCCCCCGCGGCGGAGGCCGAGCTGGCGGTGGGCTTCTTCGGCTCCCGCTACGACCGGGCCACCCCCGCCGAGCGGGAGTACATGCACGCCATGGCCGAGCTGGGCGGGCCGACCGGGGCCGCGGTCGGCACCTCCGACGTGGCGGTGGCGCTGGGCCGCAAACCGGCCTCGCTCTCCCCCGCCCGGGACTCGCTGATCAAGAAGGGCCTGGTCTACTCGGCCGAGCGGGGCCAGATCGCCTTCACCGTGCCGCACTTCGGCCGCTACCTGCTCAGCCACGCCACCGACTGA
- a CDS encoding NAD-glutamate dehydrogenase, with protein sequence MVGSDTLSDLAPERPADSPVDMASLEAAQDEKRRLLDTAAGAAAGLISEQETLPAGVGTEDGAALMRRFYAGEPAAEVVGHAPEELAALALDHLRLAGRRLPGTPVVDVHRGERGRAVLRVVVDDMPFLVDSVTAEVVRQGIVAEHVVHPIVVVRRNPAGELIAFCDSADAAACGADALAESWMAVVLAGTVDDEAAEDLVAGLGTVLADVRRSHEDADALAARAHAIADALDRAPADDDPTGNAADDPAEAAALLRWLTTGNFLFLGARTVELVGDAGAPPLVVEGSELGLLRDAPGRTTSVAPAALAAPGAVGRRRVLVTKGDARSTVQRPAWVDLVVVEMPGELPGSRGRQHLLVGLFPNEAYTSSVRDVPLVRRVVEAVLERSGVPADSHSGKELLDVLETYPRDELLQVDVDELLPVALAVLHLRERRQTRLFLRRDPFGRFFSALVYLPRDRYTTQVRLTMQRLLLEQLGGTNVEFTVRSSESVLSRLHFVVRVPVSRRGSATLPDVDVPALEATLAAAARSWTDDLADALAARHGDDAARMLARVADAFPAAYQEDFPAQVAVEDLARLDQLAPGGMDLRLWATSAGPEGERRLTVYRVGERLLLSDVLPVLQHMGVDVLDERPYEIDRIGAPMAWVYDFGLASPTGEVPFAGSLPERFTDTIAAVWARRAEDDALNSLVLLAGLSWRQVAVLRAYVQWLRQGGLPFGQAYVEQTLAAHPGIVARLVALFETRFHPDRSAGRESRTTALVASLLEAIGSVESLDADRVLTSLLAAVQATLRTTAYTAGVFTGAAPLALKLDPHGVPDLPEPRPAREVWVSSPRVMGVHLRFGAVARGGLRWSDRREDLRTEVLGLVKAQTVKNTVIVPTGAKGGFVVLDPADDGRACYKLFIGALLSLTDNMVDGAVVPPERVVRHDGDDTYLVVAADKGTATFSDLANSVAIERGFWLGDAFASGGSVGYDHKAMGITARGAWESVTRHFRELGVDVQSQEITVVGIGDMSGDVFGNGMLLSEHLQLVAAFDHRHVFIDPTPDAAVSFAERRRLFELPRSSWADYDRALISAGGGVWPRTAKSVPVSEPMRTALGLQDDLEALSPAELVRAVLLAPVDLLFNGGIGTYVKAASESALDVGDKANDAVRVDGEQLRVRVVGEGGNLGLTQRGRVEYALAGGRVNTDAIDNSAGVDTSDHEVNIKIALNRVVDEGRLDPTGRARLLAEMADEVAADVLTDNYAQNATLATESTAARGLLDAHQRYLRALERTGRLDRAVEALPDDRALAERRRDGQALTNPELAVLLAYAKIEVGDAVLHSGLPDDPALAELLSDYFPGPLRRRFPTALTSHPLSREIVATALTNRTVNVAGVTGVFRLAEETGAPVAAVVRAHAVARAVFDVDRLWDAPRELDNRVPATTQVHLRTEATRLAERATRWLLGVPELTAEPAATLGAVAARFAAPVAAVRAGLPGWLLGADAEAYADRAAALRASGVPPELAAEVAAAPLLPTALDLAVVAERTAAPIALAGQVSQCLAERLDLVPLRELVIGLPRDRRWPSMARATLRDDLATEQARLTADVLGLRGSDDDPAGALVARWVDAWDVTQQRSAAQLAELAGGDRHELAELVVAVRTLRGLHSRS encoded by the coding sequence ATGGTGGGCAGCGACACACTCTCGGACCTCGCACCGGAACGCCCCGCCGACTCCCCCGTCGACATGGCCTCGCTGGAGGCCGCGCAGGACGAGAAGCGCCGGCTGCTGGACACCGCCGCGGGCGCCGCGGCCGGGCTGATCAGCGAGCAGGAGACGCTGCCGGCCGGCGTCGGCACCGAGGACGGCGCCGCGCTGATGCGCCGCTTCTACGCCGGTGAGCCCGCCGCCGAGGTCGTCGGTCACGCGCCGGAGGAGCTCGCCGCGCTCGCGCTGGACCACCTCCGGCTGGCCGGCCGCCGGCTGCCCGGCACCCCGGTCGTCGACGTGCACCGCGGCGAGCGCGGCCGGGCGGTGCTGCGCGTGGTCGTCGACGACATGCCGTTCCTGGTCGACTCGGTCACCGCCGAGGTCGTCCGGCAGGGCATCGTCGCCGAGCACGTCGTCCACCCGATCGTCGTCGTCCGCCGGAACCCGGCGGGGGAGCTGATCGCCTTCTGCGACAGCGCGGACGCCGCCGCCTGCGGCGCCGACGCGCTCGCCGAGTCCTGGATGGCCGTGGTGCTGGCCGGCACGGTCGACGACGAGGCCGCCGAGGACCTGGTCGCCGGGCTGGGCACCGTGCTGGCCGACGTCCGCCGCTCGCACGAGGACGCCGACGCGCTGGCCGCCCGCGCGCACGCCATCGCCGACGCGCTGGACCGGGCCCCGGCCGACGACGACCCGACCGGCAACGCCGCCGACGACCCGGCCGAGGCCGCCGCGCTGCTGCGCTGGCTGACCACGGGCAACTTCCTCTTCCTCGGCGCGCGCACCGTCGAGCTGGTCGGCGACGCCGGCGCCCCGCCGCTGGTGGTGGAGGGCTCCGAGCTCGGGCTGCTCCGCGACGCGCCGGGCCGGACCACCTCGGTCGCGCCGGCCGCGCTCGCCGCGCCGGGCGCCGTGGGCCGCCGCCGGGTGCTGGTCACCAAGGGCGACGCGCGCTCCACCGTGCAGCGCCCGGCCTGGGTGGACCTGGTCGTCGTCGAGATGCCCGGCGAGCTCCCCGGCAGCCGCGGCCGCCAGCACCTGCTGGTCGGGCTCTTCCCGAACGAGGCGTACACCAGCAGCGTCCGCGACGTCCCGCTGGTGCGGCGGGTGGTCGAGGCGGTGCTCGAGCGGTCCGGGGTGCCGGCCGACAGTCACTCGGGCAAGGAGCTGCTCGACGTCCTGGAGACCTACCCGCGCGACGAGCTGCTGCAGGTCGACGTCGACGAGCTGCTGCCGGTGGCGCTGGCCGTGCTGCACCTGCGGGAGCGCCGGCAGACCCGGCTGTTCCTGCGGCGCGACCCGTTCGGCCGGTTCTTCTCCGCGCTGGTCTACCTGCCCCGCGACCGCTACACGACCCAGGTGCGGCTGACCATGCAGCGGTTGCTGCTGGAGCAGCTCGGCGGCACCAACGTCGAGTTCACCGTCCGCTCCAGCGAGTCGGTGCTCTCCCGGCTGCACTTCGTGGTCCGGGTGCCGGTCAGCCGGCGCGGTTCCGCGACGCTCCCGGACGTCGACGTCCCGGCGCTGGAGGCGACACTGGCCGCCGCCGCCCGCAGCTGGACCGACGACCTCGCCGACGCCCTCGCCGCCCGGCACGGCGACGACGCCGCCCGGATGCTGGCCCGGGTCGCGGACGCCTTCCCGGCGGCCTACCAGGAGGACTTCCCGGCCCAGGTGGCCGTCGAGGACCTGGCCCGGCTGGACCAGCTGGCCCCCGGCGGGATGGACCTGCGGCTGTGGGCGACCTCGGCCGGCCCGGAGGGTGAGCGCCGGCTGACCGTCTACCGGGTGGGGGAGCGGCTGCTGCTGTCCGACGTGCTGCCGGTGTTGCAGCACATGGGCGTCGACGTCCTCGACGAGCGGCCCTACGAGATCGACCGGATCGGCGCCCCGATGGCGTGGGTCTACGACTTCGGGCTCGCCTCGCCGACCGGGGAGGTGCCCTTCGCCGGCAGCCTGCCCGAGCGGTTCACCGACACCATCGCGGCGGTCTGGGCCCGCCGGGCCGAGGACGACGCGCTGAACTCGCTGGTCCTGCTCGCCGGGCTGTCCTGGCGGCAGGTCGCGGTGCTGCGCGCCTACGTGCAGTGGCTGCGCCAGGGCGGGCTGCCGTTCGGGCAGGCCTACGTCGAGCAGACGCTCGCCGCCCACCCGGGCATCGTCGCCCGGCTGGTCGCGCTGTTCGAGACCCGGTTCCACCCCGACCGCTCGGCCGGCCGCGAGTCGCGCACCACGGCCCTGGTCGCGTCGCTGCTCGAGGCCATCGGCTCGGTGGAGTCGCTGGACGCCGACCGGGTGCTGACCTCGCTGCTGGCCGCGGTGCAGGCCACGCTGCGGACCACCGCCTACACCGCCGGGGTGTTCACCGGCGCGGCACCGCTGGCGCTCAAGCTGGACCCGCACGGCGTCCCCGACCTGCCCGAGCCCCGCCCGGCGCGCGAGGTGTGGGTGAGCTCGCCGCGGGTGATGGGCGTGCACCTGCGCTTCGGCGCCGTCGCCCGCGGCGGGCTGCGCTGGAGCGACCGGCGGGAGGACCTGCGCACCGAGGTGCTCGGGCTGGTCAAGGCGCAGACGGTGAAGAACACCGTCATCGTGCCCACCGGCGCCAAGGGCGGTTTCGTCGTGCTGGACCCCGCGGACGACGGCAGGGCCTGCTACAAGCTGTTCATCGGCGCGCTGCTCTCGCTCACCGACAACATGGTGGACGGCGCCGTCGTCCCGCCCGAGCGGGTCGTGCGGCACGACGGCGACGACACCTACCTGGTCGTGGCGGCGGACAAGGGGACGGCGACCTTCTCCGACCTGGCCAACTCGGTGGCGATCGAGCGCGGCTTCTGGCTGGGCGACGCGTTCGCCTCCGGCGGCTCGGTGGGCTACGACCACAAGGCGATGGGCATCACCGCCCGCGGCGCCTGGGAGTCGGTGACCCGGCACTTCCGCGAGCTGGGCGTGGACGTGCAGAGCCAGGAGATCACCGTCGTCGGCATCGGCGACATGTCCGGCGACGTCTTCGGCAACGGGATGCTGCTGTCGGAGCACCTGCAGCTGGTGGCGGCCTTCGACCACCGGCACGTCTTCATCGACCCGACGCCGGACGCCGCTGTCTCGTTCGCCGAGCGGCGCCGGCTGTTCGAGCTGCCCCGCTCGTCGTGGGCGGACTACGACCGCGCGCTGATCAGCGCCGGCGGCGGGGTGTGGCCGCGGACGGCGAAGTCGGTGCCGGTCTCCGAGCCGATGCGCACCGCGCTGGGCCTGCAGGACGACCTGGAGGCGCTCAGCCCGGCCGAGCTGGTGCGGGCGGTGCTGCTGGCCCCGGTCGACCTGCTGTTCAACGGCGGGATCGGCACCTACGTGAAGGCCGCGTCGGAGAGCGCCCTCGACGTCGGGGACAAGGCCAACGACGCGGTGCGGGTCGACGGCGAGCAGCTGCGCGTGCGGGTGGTCGGCGAGGGCGGCAACCTGGGCCTGACCCAGCGCGGCCGGGTCGAGTACGCGCTGGCCGGCGGCCGGGTGAACACCGACGCCATCGACAACTCGGCGGGCGTGGACACCTCCGACCACGAGGTCAACATCAAGATCGCGCTGAACCGGGTCGTCGACGAGGGGCGGCTGGACCCCACCGGGCGGGCCCGGCTGCTGGCCGAGATGGCCGACGAGGTCGCCGCCGACGTCCTCACCGACAACTACGCGCAGAACGCCACGCTGGCCACCGAGTCCACGGCCGCGCGCGGGCTGCTCGACGCCCACCAGCGGTACCTGCGCGCGCTGGAGCGGACCGGCCGGCTGGACCGCGCGGTGGAGGCGCTGCCCGACGACCGGGCGCTGGCCGAGCGGCGGCGGGACGGCCAGGCGCTGACCAACCCGGAGCTCGCCGTGCTGCTGGCCTACGCCAAGATCGAGGTCGGCGACGCGGTGCTGCACTCGGGCCTGCCCGACGACCCGGCGCTGGCCGAGCTGCTCTCGGACTACTTCCCCGGCCCGCTGCGCCGCCGGTTCCCCACCGCGCTGACCAGCCACCCGCTGAGCCGGGAGATCGTCGCGACCGCGCTGACCAACCGGACGGTGAACGTCGCCGGGGTGACCGGGGTGTTCCGGCTGGCCGAGGAGACCGGCGCGCCGGTGGCCGCGGTGGTCCGGGCGCACGCGGTGGCCCGCGCGGTGTTCGACGTCGACCGGCTGTGGGACGCCCCGCGGGAGCTGGACAACCGGGTGCCGGCGACCACCCAGGTGCACCTGCGCACCGAGGCGACCCGGCTGGCCGAGCGGGCCACCCGCTGGCTGCTGGGGGTGCCGGAGCTGACCGCGGAGCCCGCCGCCACGCTGGGGGCGGTGGCCGCGCGCTTCGCCGCACCGGTGGCTGCGGTCCGCGCGGGGCTGCCGGGCTGGCTGCTCGGGGCCGACGCCGAGGCCTACGCCGACCGGGCCGCGGCGCTGCGGGCCTCCGGGGTGCCGCCGGAGCTGGCCGCGGAGGTCGCCGCGGCGCCGCTGCTGCCGACCGCGCTGGACCTGGCCGTGGTCGCCGAGCGGACGGCGGCGCCGATCGCGCTGGCCGGGCAGGTCTCGCAGTGCCTGGCCGAGCGGCTGGACCTGGTGCCGCTGCGCGAGCTGGTGATCGGGCTGCCGCGGGACCGCCGGTGGCCGTCGATGGCCCGGGCCACCCTGCGCGACGACCTGGCGACCGAGCAGGCCCGGCTGACCGCCGACGTGCTCGGCCTGCGCGGCTCCGACGACGACCCGGCCGGTGCGCTGGTCGCCCGGTGGGTCGACGCCTGGGACGTGACCCAGCAGCGGTCGGCGGCCCAGCTGGCCGAGCTGGCCGGGGGTGACCGGCACGAGCTGGCCGAGCTGGTGGTCGCCGTCCGCACGCTCCGGGGGCTGCACAGCCGCTCCTGA
- a CDS encoding SpoIIE family protein phosphatase: MTGVGGAVAADVLMSAVEGMARPLFVLDQQWRFSYINPAGARLLDRTVAELTGAVVWEEFPEAVGSPFEHHYRRVAETGRAAGFEAWFGPLGIWFQVDAFRTEAGLVVTYDDVTARREVERTREEAVTARELAAGEAEAAATAAELAGRHLMLLGDISQAMTSTSDTDEAVQRFAELVVPLLADWCLVSVVENGRRRDLGRAHADPAMAAAMHRYADLRATTNRASAPVPTALREGRPVVIQALTDEQVVAMTTPAARDALAPLQPTAVATFPLTARGEPFGAFTLVTGPERGAFTDAELRTAEIASRRAALALDNARLTTAQSRVAERLQRSLLSPPVQPDDLQLAVRYRPAVQDVSIGGDWYDAFLQPDGATVLVIGDVMGHDLEAAAVMGQLKTLVRAIAYDRQDAPADVMSRVDLAVVGLGVDTLATALVARVEQDDDDRVAGLRRVRWASAGHPLPLLLLADGEVVDLTGPVGPPLGIGWSGARADGLTVVPPGSTLLLFTDGLFERRTGDLDQGRERLRAAVRALAAEPLEELCDGLLAVLLADGAEDDVALLAVRAHPMDGGRPAVS; encoded by the coding sequence GTGACCGGGGTGGGCGGGGCCGTGGCGGCCGACGTCCTGATGTCGGCGGTCGAGGGGATGGCCCGCCCGCTGTTCGTGCTGGACCAGCAGTGGCGGTTCAGCTACATCAACCCCGCCGGCGCGCGCCTGCTCGACCGGACCGTCGCGGAGCTCACCGGCGCGGTCGTGTGGGAGGAGTTCCCCGAGGCCGTCGGCAGCCCCTTCGAGCACCACTACCGGCGGGTCGCCGAGACCGGCCGCGCGGCCGGGTTCGAGGCCTGGTTCGGCCCGCTCGGCATCTGGTTCCAGGTCGACGCCTTCCGCACCGAGGCCGGCCTCGTCGTCACCTACGACGACGTCACGGCGCGGCGCGAGGTCGAGCGGACCCGCGAGGAGGCCGTCACCGCCCGCGAGCTGGCGGCCGGGGAGGCCGAGGCGGCCGCGACCGCCGCCGAGCTCGCCGGCCGCCACCTGATGCTGCTCGGCGACATCAGCCAGGCGATGACCAGCACCTCCGACACCGATGAGGCGGTGCAGCGCTTCGCCGAGCTGGTGGTCCCGCTGCTGGCCGACTGGTGCCTGGTGAGCGTGGTGGAGAACGGCCGGCGGCGGGACCTCGGCCGGGCGCACGCCGACCCGGCGATGGCCGCGGCGATGCACCGCTACGCCGACCTCCGCGCGACGACCAACCGGGCCAGCGCGCCCGTGCCCACCGCGCTGCGCGAGGGCCGGCCGGTGGTCATCCAGGCGCTCACCGACGAGCAGGTGGTCGCGATGACCACCCCGGCGGCCCGCGACGCGCTGGCGCCGCTGCAGCCGACCGCGGTCGCCACCTTCCCGCTCACCGCCCGCGGCGAGCCGTTCGGCGCGTTCACCCTGGTCACCGGGCCCGAGCGGGGCGCGTTCACCGACGCCGAGCTGCGCACCGCCGAGATCGCCTCCCGCCGGGCCGCCCTCGCCCTGGACAACGCCCGGCTGACCACCGCGCAGAGCCGGGTGGCCGAGCGGCTGCAGCGCAGCCTGCTCTCCCCGCCGGTCCAGCCGGACGACCTGCAGCTGGCGGTGCGCTACCGGCCCGCGGTGCAGGACGTGTCGATCGGCGGCGACTGGTACGACGCGTTCCTGCAGCCCGACGGGGCCACCGTGCTGGTCATCGGTGACGTGATGGGCCACGACCTCGAGGCCGCCGCGGTCATGGGCCAGCTCAAGACGCTGGTCCGGGCGATCGCCTACGACCGGCAGGACGCCCCGGCCGACGTCATGAGCCGGGTCGACCTGGCGGTCGTCGGCCTGGGCGTCGACACCCTGGCGACCGCGCTGGTGGCCCGGGTCGAGCAGGACGACGACGACCGGGTGGCCGGTCTGCGCCGGGTGCGGTGGGCCTCGGCCGGGCACCCGCTGCCGCTGCTGCTGCTGGCCGACGGTGAGGTCGTGGACCTGACCGGGCCGGTGGGCCCGCCGCTGGGCATCGGCTGGTCGGGCGCGCGCGCCGACGGGCTCACCGTCGTCCCGCCCGGCAGCACCCTGCTGCTGTTCACCGACGGGCTGTTCGAGCGCCGCACCGGCGACCTGGACCAGGGCCGGGAGCGGCTGCGCGCCGCCGTGCGGGCCCTGGCGGCGGAGCCGCTGGAGGAGCTGTGCGACGGGCTGCTCGCCGTGCTGCTGGCCGACGGCGCGGAGGACGACGTCGCGCTGCTCGCCGTCCGGGCGCACCCGATGGACGGCGGGCGGCCCGCGGTCAGCTGA